One region of Terriglobia bacterium genomic DNA includes:
- a CDS encoding DUF6152 family protein: protein MRKLLLLPIIAATLLTGSALYGHHSYAATYDVTKEIKLEGKLVQFVLRNPHTYVTMQAPDSKGVTQRWSIEWAGSAQLGSQGIKQDTLKIGDEITVVGRPSRVPGEFRALLVNLKRPSDGFTWGSRTGEQVD from the coding sequence ATGCGGAAACTACTGCTGCTTCCTATAATCGCGGCGACCTTGCTGACAGGAAGCGCCCTCTATGGTCACCATTCCTACGCCGCAACATACGACGTCACCAAGGAAATCAAACTCGAGGGAAAGCTCGTCCAGTTTGTTCTCCGGAATCCGCATACCTACGTGACCATGCAGGCGCCGGACAGCAAGGGAGTGACGCAACGATGGTCCATCGAGTGGGCCGGCAGCGCTCAACTCGGCAGCCAGGGCATCAAGCAGGATACTCTGAAGATTGGCGACGAGATCACCGTCGTCGGACGTCCATCGCGCGTTCCCGGCGAATTCCGGGCGCTTCTGGTAAACCTGAAGCGGCCTTCGGATGGATTCACCTGGGGTTCCCGCACGGGCGAACAGGTTGACTAA
- a CDS encoding GspH/FimT family pseudopilin, translating to MAKRRNSQNGFTLLEMAFVMLIIGVMTMIAVPQTKAALKGYHLGAAVQAVSGAIQGARYSAISHGATYNVAFGQTTFNYQVGTKVAPATTFSNVGNPIPWSTSNDVTLSPSTTLEFSPGGTVKATTGTLNLTLTDGTKVETITVSEVGNISVSP from the coding sequence TTGGCGAAACGGCGAAATTCACAAAATGGCTTCACGCTCCTGGAAATGGCGTTCGTCATGTTGATTATCGGCGTGATGACCATGATTGCGGTGCCCCAGACGAAAGCAGCGTTAAAGGGCTATCACCTGGGGGCAGCGGTACAGGCTGTGTCCGGCGCCATTCAAGGTGCGCGTTATTCAGCAATTTCGCACGGCGCAACATATAACGTCGCATTCGGCCAGACAACATTCAACTATCAAGTCGGCACCAAGGTCGCTCCAGCAACAACGTTTTCCAATGTCGGCAATCCCATTCCATGGTCCACCAGTAACGACGTTACTCTGAGTCCCTCAACTACTTTGGAGTTTTCTCCCGGTGGAACCGTCAAGGCGACGACGGGCACATTGAATTTGACTCTGACGGATGGGACGAAGGTGGAAACAATTACCGTTTCGGAGGTTGGGAACATCAGTGTCAGTCCCTAA